A window of Diabrotica virgifera virgifera chromosome 9, PGI_DIABVI_V3a contains these coding sequences:
- the LOC126891551 gene encoding uncharacterized protein LOC126891551, translated as MDETYVHSSHTHQKSWSDSSNKGIQKPVSKGQMLVIVHAGGESGFVKNAYLRYKPTIKTGDYHNAMNYDNYKKWLQDKLIPNLPPNSVLVIDNAPYHNVQTEKCPTMSSRKAEMQQWLTTRNISFTDDMLKFELYDIIKLHQLLFKTYEIDKILEDKEHSVLRLPKISGFESYRVSMGFYEAICR; from the coding sequence ATGGATGAAACATACGTCCATTCATCTCATACCCACCAAAAGAGCTGGTCTGATAGTTCAAACAAGGGCATACAAAAACCAGTATCTAAAGGACAGATGCTTGTGATAGTGCATGCTGGAGGTGAAAGTGGTTTTGTTAAAAACGCTTATCTGCGCTACAAACCTACTATAAAAACAGGAGATTATCATAATGCAATGAACTACGACAATTACAAAAAGTGGCTTCAGGATAAACTGATACCAAATTTGCCCCCGAACAGCGTTTTAGTGATTGATAATGCACCGTATCACAACGTACAAACTGAGAAATGTCCAACTATGTCTTCCAGGAAAGCAGAAATGCAGCAGTGGCTGACAACGCGAAATATTTCCTTTACAGATGACATGTTAAAATTTGAATTATACGACATTATAAAATTACACCAACTTCTGTTTAAAACCTATGAAATTGACAAAATACTCGAGGATAAAGAACATTCAGTTTTACGGTTACCCAAGATATCCGGATTTGAATCCTATAGAGTTAGTATGGGCTTCTATGAAGCAATATGTCGCTGA